From Drosophila subpulchrella strain 33 F10 #4 breed RU33 unplaced genomic scaffold, RU_Dsub_v1.1 Primary Assembly Seq354, whole genome shotgun sequence, the proteins below share one genomic window:
- the LOC119559786 gene encoding esterase B1 isoform X2: MESLQVNTSSGPVRGKWCTGVYGDEYVSFERIPYAKPPLGPLRFMAPLPVEPWTQPLDCTKKGEKPLQFNHYTKQLEGVEDCLHLNVYAKEVSLPSPSTRQVPCL; encoded by the exons ATGGAGAG CTTGCAGGTGAACACGAGCAGCGGACCGGTGCGCGGAAAATGGTGTACAGGTGTATATGGCGACGAGTACGTCAGTTTTGAGCGGATTCCGTATGCGAAGCCGCCGCTGGGTCCGCTCCGGTTTATGGCCCCACTGCCCGTGGAGCCCTGGACTCAGCCACTGGACTGTACGAAGAAAGGGGAGAAGCCCCTCCAATTCAACCACTACACCAAGCAGCTGGAGGGCGTCGAGGATTGCCTACACCTTAATGTCTACGCTAAGGAGGTATCACTGCCGTCTCC